Sequence from the uncultured Flavobacterium sp. genome:
AATTTCTGTTCGATCAACAATCCAACATTTGCCACAATCGACGTAAGTCCGGCGACAAATATTGTTTGGTATGCTGCAGCAACAGGCGGAACAGCAATTGCTCCAACTACAGCATTGACAACAGGAACTTATTATGCAGCAATCAAAAATCCAACAACTACTTGTGAAAGTAAAGTTAGATTGGCGATTGCAATTAGCGTAACAGATCCTGGAACACCAGTAATTACAAAAACAGCTCAGAATTTCTGTTTAGTAAATGCTCCGACTTTTGCGACAATCGACGTAAGTCCTGCAGTTGCAGCAAATATAGTTTGGTACAGTGCAGCGACAGGCGGAACAGCGATTCCATCAACTACAGCATTGACAACAGGAACTTATTATGCAGCAATCAAAAATCCAACAACAACTTGTGAAAGTAAAGTTAGATTAGCGATTACGATTAAAGTAACTGATCCGGGAACACCAACTACAACAGATACAACACAAGATTTCTGTTTAGTAAATGCTCCAACTGTAGCTAATATCCAAGTTAATACACCAACAACAGGAACTATAGTTTGGTATGCTACAGCAACAGGCGGAACACCAATTGCACCAACAACAGCTTTAGCAACAGGAAATTATTTCGCATCGATTTCAGATCCTGCAACTACTTGTCAAAGTGCATTAAGATTACAAGTCGCAGTAAGTGTAACAAATCCTGCTACACCAACTACAACAGATACAACACAAGATTTCTGTTTAGTAAATGCGCCAACAGTAGCAAATATTCAGGTGAACCAAAGTAATGTCGTTTGGTACAATGCAGCAACAGGCGGAACAACAATTGCTCCAACAACAGCATTGGCAAATGGAAATTATTATGCAACACTAAAAGATGCAACTACAGGTTGTGAAAGCTCAGTTCGTTTACTGGTAGCAGTTAGTATAAAAGATCCTGGAACACCTACAACAACAGCAGCAACTCAGGTTTTCTGTTCAGGTGATTCTCCTAAAGTTTCTAATATTAAAGTAAATGAAGCTAACGTAGTTTGGTACGCCACATTAAAAGGCGGAACAGCAATCGCACCAACAACAGCATTAGCAAATGGAGATTATTTTGGAGCCATAAAAGATCCGGCAACGGGTTGTGAAAGTAACACAAGATTAAAAGTTACGATTACTATTGGAAACACAGTAAATCCAACAACAACTAATGCAGCTCAAAGTTTCTGTACAGTAAGTACACCAACATTTGCAAGCATTCAGGTAAACGAACCTAATGTAGTTTGGTATACAGCTTTAACAGGCGGAACAGCAATCGCATCAACAACAGCTTTAACAACTGGAGTTTATTATGGAAATATAAAAGATCCGATTTCAGGATGCGAAAGCACAACTCGTTTGAAAGTTACTGTTACGGTTTCAGGACCAAGTCCTACGCCAACAACTACAGATGCTTCACAAGACTTTTGTTCAACAAATACACCAAAAGTTTCTGATATTCAGGTAAACGAAGCAAACGTAATTTGGTACAGTACAGCAACAGGCGGAACAGCAATTCCTGCAACGACCGCTTTAGCTTCAGGAACATATTACGGAGTTGTTTCAAGTGCTACAGGTTGTGAAAATCCTGTTAGATTAGCAGTTGTAGTAAAAGTAAATACACCAGGTGTTATTACAACACCAAATGCAACACAAACATTCTGTTTATCAGCATTGCCAACTATAGCCAACATTCTGGTAAACGAACCTAACGTTGTCTGGTATACAACTGCAACAGGCGGAACACCTTTAGCAGCAAACACACCATTGATAGCAGCTACCTATTATGCAAGTGCTTTAAGCAATACAACAAATGGTTGTGAGAGCGCTACGAGATTAGGAGTTACTGTTAAGTTTGAAAACGATGCTTTAGTACAAATAGCAACTACAGACGATACACCATGTGTTTTCAAAGGAGTTACTTATTCTATAGCAAACGGAAAATCAAATTATGTATGGTCAATTACTAACGGAACAATAGTTTCAGGCGGAGGAACAGCAGATGGATCTGTAACAGTTTCATGGTCAGATATCGGACCGGGCAAAGTTGAGGTAACTTATATAAATAACTGCGGTGATACAACAACAAAATCACTAAATGTTACAGTTGCCACATGTTCAGATATAACTATAACCAACACAGTTAGCAATCCAACACCAAATTTTGGTGAGGTAGTAACATTTACCGTTACAGTAAACAATGTTGGGGAAGGTAGTTTTATCAATACGATAGTTAGTGATTTATTACCAAGTGGATATAATTTAGTAAGTTCTAATGCAACATTAGGAACATATGATCCAAAAACAGGATTATGGACAATTCCAAATTTGAATTCAGGACAAAGTGTTGTACTTACAATTACCGCCGAAGTTTTACCAAGCGGTACTTATACAAATGTTGCCACTGTCGAAATTTCAACTCCATTAGATGTTGATGCATCAAATAACTCGGCTTCCGCTTCGGTAGAACCAATTTGTTTGACAGTTTATAACGAGTTCACTCCAAATAATGATGGATCAAATGACCTCTTTAGAATTGATTGTATCGAAACACATCCAAATAACGAGTTGAAAGTATTTAACAGATACGGTTCATTAGTATATAGTAAACAACATTATGAAAATGATTGGGACGGAACTGCCAATGTATCAGGAGTTGTTAATAGAGGAGATATGTTGCCAACAGGTACTTATTTTTATGTGATAACCATTGGAGATGGAACGGTTAAAAAAGGATGGTTATCTATAATGAGATAAGCGTGCTATTAATCATCTAATTAATTAAACTAAATAAGTATCGTTATGAAACTATATATAAAATCATTAGAAACATATTTTATTTTGATATGTTCTTTTATCACGGTTTGCGCCAGTGCGCAACAGGATCCTGAATACACACAGTATATGTATAACACAATGGCCGTAAATCCAGCTTATGCTGGGTCTACGGGAGCATTGGAAGCTACACTTTTGCACCGTTCACAATGGGTTGGTATTTCTGGAGCACCAGAAACGCAATCATTCTCCATTCAGTCACCGCTTCGAAACGAGAAAATTGGTTTGGGATTAAGCGTCGTTAATGACAAAATTGGTCCATCAAACGAATTGTATCTTGACGGAAACTTCTCTTATTCAATACCACTTGGTTACGAAAAAAGACTAGCCTTCGGGTTAAAAGCAGGTATGAGAATGCTGAACATAGATTGGTCAAAAGGGAGATATTATGATAATAATGATGTTTTGCTAAATCAAAATATTGATAATCAAGCAAAAATAGCCGTTGGAGCAGGAGTTTACTATTATACTAATAAATGGTATTTAGGATTTTCAATTCCAAGTTTTATCCAAAGTGATTACTATGACGACGTTCAGGAATCTATTAATTACGATCGGTTACATTATTATTTAATGGGAGGTTATGTTTTTGATTTGAATCCAAATTTGAAATTTAAACCGGCATTTTTAGTAAAGGCAGTTAGTGGAGCTCCACTTTCTGCTGATATTTCGGCGAATTTTATGATTGCAGAAAAATTTG
This genomic interval carries:
- a CDS encoding type IX secretion system membrane protein PorP/SprF translates to MKLYIKSLETYFILICSFITVCASAQQDPEYTQYMYNTMAVNPAYAGSTGALEATLLHRSQWVGISGAPETQSFSIQSPLRNEKIGLGLSVVNDKIGPSNELYLDGNFSYSIPLGYEKRLAFGLKAGMRMLNIDWSKGRYYDNNDVLLNQNIDNQAKIAVGAGVYYYTNKWYLGFSIPSFIQSDYYDDVQESINYDRLHYYLMGGYVFDLNPNLKFKPAFLVKAVSGAPLSADISANFMIAEKFVIGASYRTDDSVSILAGFQISKSFYLGYAFDYTVSQLNKYNDGTHEFILKYQFNKGESKIKSPRFF